One genomic region from Tigriopus californicus strain San Diego chromosome 4, Tcal_SD_v2.1, whole genome shotgun sequence encodes:
- the LOC131878736 gene encoding kinesin-like protein KIF3B, with product MAKTEECVQVIVRCRPLNQKETEQCHEQCVRLLTQEGVVEIRHPKIGPTDPPKTFTFDAVYDCNSKQADIYEESFANLVDCVLNGFNGTIFAYGQTGTGKTFTMEGIRGDADLRGVIPRSFEHIFTHISASSDEQYLVRASYLEIYQEEIRDLLSKDQSQRLELKERPDTGIYVKDLSSFVCKGQSEIEHVMNVGNQNRKVGPTNMNEHSSRSHAIFIITVECSKPNEKTGKPNIRAGKLNLVDLAGSERQAKTGATGERLKEATKINLSLSALGNVISALVDGKSTHVPYRDSKLTRLLQDSLGGNAKTVMVANIGPAGYNYEESLTTLRYSNRAKNIKNKPRVNEDPKDALLREFQDEIARLKAKLGNKSERDGSGGKRRKRHKSKKSEPDDTMETSSLSGGSSISSPEPPVLGEDLDLQQKLVDERDLLETDTSLLTTEKERLMCELKAKEAALSKERQEQEQMKAKIRAMESKLLTGTGVGGNMVEHTNEQKKILEKRRVDIAERRRAEREAAQLLEEREEQGMELEKTYTSLQQEVDMKTKKLKKLFAKLQSTKQDILDVTDEYNRDRRDLEDTQKELLKELKLKYLMIENFIPPTDKSKILSRAQYDDDEDGWFLSTPGQTAANTIAKRPVSAAGSRRPMSEYARLASSNLNSMNGSRFRGENVMRLSLDHSGRTTRDYEGPAVAPRVQAALDAAMQNIEPDIDIDVMALSSNSHVKGMRHALKKGHNSAAQSSRRSEIKENQPLYPSSRGLVPK from the coding sequence ATGGCCAAAACCGAGGAGTGTGTGCAAGTCATTGTGCGTTGTCGACCTCTGAACCAAAAAGAGACCGAGCAATGCCACGAACAATGCGTGCGTTTGCTCACCCAAGAAGGCGTGGTCGAGATTCGCCACCCCAAAATTGGACCCACGGACCCGCCCAAGACATTCACCTTCGACGCGGTGTACGATTGCAACTCCAAGCAAGCCGATATCTATGAGGAGAGTTTCGCCAATCTGGTGGATTGTGTCTTGAATGGCTTCAACGGCACGATTTTCGCCTATGGGCAAACGGGTACGGGCAAGACATTCACCATGGAAGGTATTCGGGGTGATGCGGATCTTCGCGGCGTCATTCCCCGTTCATTCGAGCACATTTTCACGCACATTTCGGCATCATCCGACGAACAGTACTTGGTGAGGGCTTCGTACTTGGAGATTTATCAAGAAGAAATTCGCGACTTACTCTCCAAGGACCAATCACAGCGTCTGGAGCTCAAAGAGCGTCCAGATACCGGGATCTACGTCAAGGATCTCTCCTCGTTTGTGTGCAAGGGTCAGTCTGAAATCGAGCACGTCATGAACGTGGGTAATCAGAATCGGAAAGTGGGGCCCACCAACATGAATGAGCACTCATCCCGCTCTCACgccattttcatcatcacgGTCGAATGTTCTAAGCCCAACGAGAAGACCGGCAAGCCCAACATCAGAGCGGGCAAGTTGAACCTGGTCGATTTGGCCGGATCAGAACGCCAGGCTAAAACTGGGGCTACAGGCGAGCGACTCAAGGAGGCGACCAAAATCAATCTGTCCTTGTCCGCCTTGGGCAATGTCATCTCGGCCTTGGTCGATGGCAAAAGTACGCATGTACCCTATCGGGATTCGAAATTGACCCGATTGCTCCAAGACTCGTTGGGGGGCAATGCCAAGACGGTGATGGTCGCCAACATTGGTCCGGCGGGCTACAACTATGAGGAAAGTTTGACCACCTTGCGGTACTCCAATCGTGCCAAGAACATCAAGAACAAGCCCAGGGTCAATGAAGATCCCAAAGACGCCCTTTTGAGAGAGTTCCAGGACGAAATCGCGCGTCTGAAAGCCAAGTTGGGCAACAAATCTGAGCGTGATGGCAGCGGTGGAAAGCGTCGCAAGCGGCATAAAAGCAAGAAATCCGAGCCCGATGATACCATGGAAACATCAAGTCTCAGCGGTGGCTCGTCCATCTCTTCCCCGGAGCCTCCCGTACTCGGCGAGGATTTAGACCTGCAACAAAAGTTGGTGGATGAGCGGGATCTGTTGGAGACCGACACGTCTCTCTTGACCACGGAGAAGGAACGATTGATGTGCGAGTTAAAGGCCAAGGAAGCGGCCTTGAGCAAGGAAAGGCAGGAACAAGAGCAGATGAAGGCCAAGATCCGGGCCATGGAGTCGAAATTGCTCACCGGAACGGGTGTGGGTGGAAACATGGTGGAGCACACCAATGAACagaaaaagatcttggagaaGAGGCGTGTCGATATCGCCGAGAGACGTCGAGCGGAAAGAGAAGCGGCTCAGCTCTTGGAGGAACGTGAGGAGCAAGGTATGGAGCTCGAAAAAACCTATACCTCGCTGCAGCAAGAAGTGGacatgaagacgaagaagttGAAGAAACTCTTTGCCAAGCTTCAATCCACCAAACAAGATATCTTGGATGTGACTGACGAATACAACCGTGATCGACGAGACTTAGAGGACACTCAGAAGGAGCTCTTGAAGGAGCTGAAGTTGAAATACCTCATGATCGAAAACTTCATCCCTCCCACTGACAAAAGCAAGATCCTAAGCCGTGCTCAATacgatgacgatgaggatGGATGGTTCCTATCTACCCCGGGTCAAACTGCGGCTAATACGATTGCCAAAAGGCCAGTCTCTGCGGCTGGTTCTCGCCGTCCAATGTCAGAATATGCGCGGTTAGCTAGTAGTAATTTGAACTCGATGAATGGAAGCCGTTTCCGTGGCGAGAATGTGATGCGGCTTAGCCTTGATCACTCGGGACGGACCACGCGCGACTATGAGGGCCCTGCCGTGGCTCCACGCGTTCAAGCCGCATTGGATGCGGCCATGCAGAATATTGAGCCCGACATTGATATCGATGTGATGGCCTTGAGCAGTAATAGTCATGTGAAGGGCATGCGTCATGCCCTAAAGAAAGGCCACAATAGCGCCGCCCAAAGTAGCCGCAGgtcagaaatcaaagaaaatcaacccCTGTACCCGTCTTCTCGAGGTCTGGTGCCCAAATGA
- the LOC131878734 gene encoding isoleucine--tRNA ligase, mitochondrial-like, with product MALCPSTSTESVNINTTQAWHVFQHHFHFDPSANLIKMLTALIHRPLFQWKDVRHTLITPAIRALSHQKPPKYSSTVLLPRTNFPARLEGAKRLAQDQSIVNSTAFQSLYARQWTDWPPENTFILHDGPPYANGTLHMGHVVNKVLKDITNRWQLTKGRRVHYRPGWDCHGLPIELKAKRKTGTPDRPSPLEIRNEARKFAQDTVEAQQSQFQSWGILGDWDHPYLTMDPDYVEREMRLCHRLIQNGLMFQRYMPVYWSPSSQTALAESELEYNPNHKSISAYIKFPLCSESCRQLSIDSGSLLIWTTTPWSIVANRAVCVKSDAEYCLIQIADEFLIVGQAALANNPDLKTCLGDHQVIKVVSGQSLTHLKYSHPIKSVQGSEVEFPVLSANHVTMTAGTGLVHTAPAHGPDDYLVGLEHGLDLSCPVDENGCYIRDIGPELRELSVLGDGNTKIVDLLQASGHLLSHGDFFHSYPCDWRTKQPVILRASKQWFIDTTSLKSSSLSALKFVDIQPASWVQGFQGVLEKRPYWCVSRQRVWGVPIPVFYHKESQEVLSNDEIIQRCCELNRSEGTDFWWKMSAKDILMGTGVNGDDYEKGGDILDVWFDSGITWSTLPEVPADLYLEGLDQFSGWFYSSLVTGMALQKQCPYKNIFVHGFTVDEQGRKMSKSTGNVVDPSDLITGTKKKSPYGVDTVRLWVAAHASQSSSIEIGDSIMDLTKQTMNKIRNSCKFILGNTSRLTSREQLSSYEDLRPVDRLALLQLAVYWEHVSIHFEQMKFNLVCLRLDHYLANDLSSFYFHITKDRLYCDEEASLRRRSAQTVLFHILETLKASFAPIAPILAQEIENAHPVLRPSFGSRIVPENTWKDEKLESSFRFLFDLKSKLTKELGDSNLKNCDVLAVTKTPHRLPEDMDAQDLAEFLQVPKVSICDQLNYGSMNAKGDDIMVENEMLTLRASHTEGCFCPRCRLKTAMRDNELCQRCESVIRSLQ from the exons ATGGCTTTGTGCCCTAGTACATCTACCGAGAGTGTCAACATCAACACCACCCAAGCATGGCATGTGTTCCAacatcatttccattttgatccaTCCGCAAACCTGATCAAAATGTTGACGGCTCTCATTCATCGACCGTTGTTCCAGTGGAAGGATGTGCGACACACCTTGATCACCCCAGCCATCCGAGCCTTGAGCCATCAGAA GCCCCCCAAATATAGCTCCACTGTTTTACTGCCTCGAACCAATTTCCCAGCTCGTTTAGAGGGAGCCAAACGCTTGGCTCAAGACCAGTCCATTGTGAACTCGACCGCGTTCCAATCGCTGTATGCTCGCCAATGGACCGATTGGCCTCCAGAGAACACCTTCATCCTCCATGATGGACCTCCTTACGCCAATGGAACGCTTCACATGGGACACGTGGTCAACAAAGTCCTCAAAGATATCACCAATCGGTGGCAATTGACCAAAG GTCGGCGAGTGCATTACCGACCAGGTTGGGATTGCCACGGTCTGCCCATTGAATTAAAGGCCAAGAGAAAAACGGGAACACCCGATCGTCCATCCCCGTTGGAAATTCGAAATGAGGCCCGGAAATTTGCTCAAGACACGGTGGAAGCTCAGCAGTCTCAGTTTCAATCATGGGGCATTTTGGGCGATTGGGATCATCCTTATCTGACCATGGATCCGGACTATGTGGAGCGAGAAATGCGATTGTGTCACCGACTTATTCAAAACGGACTCATGTTCCAGCGTTATATGCCGGTTTATTGGTCGCCATCCTCACAAACGGCGTTGGCCGAGTCCGAATTGGAATACAACCCCAATCACAAGAGTATTTCGGCCTATATCAAGTTTCCTCTCTGTTCAGAGAGCTGTAGACAATTGTCCATTGACAGTGGATCACTTTTGATCTGGACCACCACGCCTTGGAGTATTGTGGCCAATCGTGCGGTGTGTGTCAAATCTGATGCCGAATATTGTCTCATTCAGATCGCAGACGAGTTTCTCATCGTTGGACAAGCGGCATTGGCGAATAATCCGGATCTCAAAACTTGTTTGGGAGACCACCAAGTCATCAAGGTAGTCTCGGGCCAAAGTTTGACGCATTTGAAATACAGTCATCCAATAAAGTCTGTTCAAGGTTCTGAGGTAGAATTCCCCGTCCTGAGTGCCAATCACGTCACAATGACCGCAGGTACGGGTCTTGTACACACGGCTCCGGCTCACGGACCGGATGACTACTTGGTTGGTTTGGAACATGGACTTGATTTGAGTTGTCCCGTGGATGAAAATGGGTGTTACATCCGAGATATTGGACCCGAGCTGAGGGAATTGTCTGTTTTGGGTGATGGCAATACGAAGATAGTGGATCTTCTACAAGCGTCCGGACATCTCTTGAGTCACGGTGACTTCTTCCACTCCTACCCATGCGATTGGCGCACCAAGCAGCCTGTGATCCTCCGAGCCTCCAAGCAATGGTTTATCGACACCACCAGCCTGAAAAGTTCGTCATTGAGTGCTCTAAAATTCGTAGACATCCAACCAGCTTCTTGGGTTCAAGGATTTCAAGGCGTCCTCGAGAAACGCCCATATTGGTGTGTGTCAAGACAAAGAGTGTGGGGTGTGCCCATCCCCGTGTTTTACCACAAGGAGTCTCAAGAAGTGTTGTCCAACGACGAAATCATCCAGCGTTGTTGTGAACTGAATCGATCTGAGGGGACCGATTTTTGGTGGAAAATGAGTGCCAAGGACATCTTAATGGGAACTGGAGTAAATGGGGACGACTACGAAAAAGGTGGTGACATTCTGGACGTTTGGTTTGATAGTGGTATCACTTGGAGCACTCTGCCCGAAGTTCCCGCAGATCTCTATTTGGAAGGCTTGGATCAATTCTCCGGTTGGTTCTATTCGTCTTTGGTCACGGGAATGGCCTTGCAAAAGCAATGTCCGtacaagaatatttttgtccATGGTTTCACTGTTGATGAGCAGGGtcgaaaaatgtccaaatccaCGGGCAATGTTGTGGACCCGAGTGATTTGATTACGGGCACCAAGAAGAAAAGTCCTTATGGGGTGGATACAGTGAGGCTGTGGGTGGCAGCTCACGCTAGTCAATCAAGTTCAATCGAAATTGGCGACTCCATCATGGATTTGACCAAACAAACCATGAACAAGATCAGAAACTCGTGCAAATTCATCCTGGGTAATACTAGTCGTTTGACCTCCAGAGAGCAACTTTCGTCATATGAAGATCTACGCCCAGTAGATAGATTAGCGTTATTACAGCTAGCCGTCTATTGGGAGCACGTTTCAATTCACTTTGAgcaaatgaaattcaatttggtctGTCTCAGGTTAGACCACTATTTGGCCAAtgacctctcttctttttacTTTCACATCACCAAAGATCGGCTCTATTGTGACGAAGAAGCCTCCCTTCGTCGTCGATCCGCGCAAACCGTTCTCTTTCATATCTTGGAGACCCTGAAGGCGAGCTTTGCCCCTATTGCCCCTATTTTGGCGCAAGAAATCGAAAACGCCCATCCAGTTTTGAGGCCCAGTTTTGGATCACGTATCGTTCCGGAAAACACGTGGAAAGACGAAAAGTTAGAATCCTCCTTCCGGTTTCTCTTTGATCTCAAATCCAAGTTAACTAAGGAGTTGGGCGATTCGAATCTCAAAAATTGCGATGTTCTAGCCGTAACGAAGACACCTCATCGTCTTCCAGAGGATATGGATGCTCAAGATTTGGCGGAATTTCTTCAAGTCCCGAAGGTATCGATCTGTGATCAACTTAACTATGGTTCAATGAATGCAAAGGGTGACGATATCATGGTAGAAAATGAGATGTTGACTTTGCGAGCAAGTCACACTGAGGGATGCTTCTGTCCCCGATGTCGTTTGAAAACTGCCATGAGGGACAATGAGTTATGTCAACGATGTGAGTCAGTAATACGATCTCTTCAATAA
- the LOC131879521 gene encoding fap1 adhesin-like, whose product MRTAFVVLLASCLFMQAMSGPMSSQALFKRLLQKRSAKADAEADADADAQRNYGQSNNAVAPVSNYGGAQQECRTVNEQQCSTVQEQQCNTVQEQKCNTVQEQQCSTVQEEQCSTVNEQQCRNVPRQQCNTVNEQQCNTVNEQECQTVTDTVNEQQCNTVNEQQCNTVTETVNEQVCNTVNEQQCNTVTETVNEQVCNTVNEQQCNTVQEQQCSTVNEQQCNTVVDTVNEEVCNTVNEQVCNTVNDQQCSTVNEQVCNTVTDTVNEQQCNTVNEQVCNTVSETVNEQVCNTVNEQQCETVTDTVNEQVCNTVNEQKCEIQYMTQYEEQCSTVNEQQCNTVNEQVCNTVQEQVCNTVQEQECSTVQDQQCTTVNEQQCNTVNEQVCETTTRTEYREECNTVNEQQCNTVQEQQCNTVQEQQCNTVNEQVCEQVCDQAQATYGGSSGGLSGYGGSQSASSGYGAAQPQCRQQCRNVPRQQCQNVPRQQCQNVPRQQCQNVPRQQCNQVPFQVPDQQCRNVPRQQCQNVPRQQCQNVAREECRNVPRQQCNNVPRQECNNVPRQECRNVPRQNCQQVPRRVEEQVCNNIPRQVCNNVPRQVPRQECRNVPRQQCNNVPRQVQRQECNNVPRQQCQNVPRQVQRQECNNVPRQECRNVPRQECNNVPRQQCNNVPRQVPRQECTTVPRQQCQNVPRQQCQTVPRQECNNVARQVPRQECRNVPRQQCNNVPRQVPRQECRNVPRQQCNNVPRQVQREECRNVPRQQCQNVPRQQCNTVNESVCENVPRQQCQNVPRQQCQNVPRQQCQNVPRQQCQNVPRQQCRSVPRQVCEAGQATYGGK is encoded by the exons ATGAGAACTGCTTTTGTG GTTCTCCTGGCATCATGCCTGTTTATGCAGGCTATGAGTGGACCCATGTCCAGCCAAGCTTTGTTCAAACGGCTTTTGCAAAAACGTAGTGCTAAAGCCGATGCTGAGGCcgatgctgatgctgatgctCAAAGGAACTACGGTCAATCTAACAATGCCGTGGCTCCCGTCTCGAACTATGGGGGTGCCCAACAGGAATGCCGAACCGTCAATGAGCAGCAATGTTCCACGGTCCAAGAGCAACAATGTAACACcgttcaagaacaaaaatgtaacACCGTTCAAGAACAGCAGTGTTCCACCGTTCAGGAGGAACAATGCTCAACCGTGAACGAGCAGCAATGCCGTAACGTTCCCCGCCAACAATGTAATACTGTCAATGAGCAACAGTGCAACACGGTCAACGAGCAAGAATGCCAAACGGTCACTGACACCGTGAATGAGCAACAGTGCAACACGGTTAATGAGCAGCAATGTAACACCGTCACTGAGACCGTCAACGAACAAGTTTGCAACACGGTCAACGAGCAGCAATGTAACACGGTCACAGAAACCGTGAACGAGCAAGTGTGCAATACGGTCAATGAGCAACAGTGCAACACCGTCCAAGAGCAACAATGCTCCACTGTCAACGAACAGCAATGTAATACCGTGGTGGACACTGTCAACGAGGAGGTCTGCAACACCGTCAATGAGCAAGTGTGCAACACCGTCAACGACCAACAGTGTAGCACGGTCAACGAACAGGTCTGCAACACTGTTACCGACACTGTCAATGAGCAGCAATGTAACACCGTCAATGAACAAGTGTGCAACACTGTTTCCGAGACTGTCAACGAGCAAGTTTGCAACACTGTCAACGAGCAACAATGTGAGACCGTCACTGACACCGTCAATGAGCAAGTCTGCAACACTGTTAATGAGCAAAAGTGCGAGATCCAATACATGACCCAGTACGAGGAGCAATGTAGCACTGTCAATGAGCAGCAGTGTAACACTGTTAACGAGCAAGTGTGCAACACTGTCCAAGAACAGGTTTGCAACACCGTTCAAGAACAAGAATGTTCCACGGTCCAGGATCAGCAATGTACCACGGTCAACGAGCAACAATGTAACACTGTCAACGAGCAAGTGTGTGAAACTACCACCCGTACCGAATACCGAGAGGAGTGCAACACTGTTAATGAGCAACAATGTAACACCGTCCAAGAGCAACAATGTAACACGGTCCAAGAACAGCAATGTAACACCGTCAACGAGCAAGTGTGCGAGCAAGTCTGCGACCAAGCCCAAGCTACTTATGGAGGTTCTTCTGGTGGACTCTCTGGATATGGAGGATCTCAGTCCGCCTCTTCCGGATATGGAGCTGCCCAGCCCCAATGTAGACAGCAATGTCGCAATGTTCCCCGCCAACAGTGCCAGAACGTGCCCCGCCAGCAATGCCAGAACGTCCCCAGGCAACAGTGCCAAAACGTGCCCCGACAACAATGTAACCAAGTCCCATTCCAGGTACCTGACCAGCAGTGCCGAAATGTGCCCAGACAGCAATGCCAGAACGTACCCCGTCAACAATGCCAGAATGTGGCCCGAGAGGAATGCCGAAATGTCCCCAGACAACAATGTAACAATGTTCCTCGCCAAGAGTGCAACAATGTTCCCCGTCAAGAGTGCCGCAATGTCCCCAGACAAAATTGCCAACAGGTTCCCCGTCGCGTGGAAGAGCAGGTTTGCAACAACATCCCCAGACAAGTCTGCAACAACGTGCCCCGCCAAGTGCCCCGCCAAGAGTGCCGCAACGTGCCCCGTCAACAATGTAACAACGTCCCCAGACAGGTTCAACGCCAGGAATGTAACAATGTTCCTCGCcaacaatgccaaaatgtCCCTCGTCAAGTCCAACGCCAGGAGTGCAACAATGTGCCGCGTCAAGAGTGCCGCAATGTCCCCAGACAGGAATGCAACAACGTGCCTCGTCAACAATGTAACAATGTCCCCAGACAGGTCCCCAGACAGGAATGTACCACTGTTCCCCGCCAGCAATGCCAGAATGTTCCTCGCCAACAATGCCAAACAGTTCCTCGGCAAGAATGTAACAACGTGGCCCGCCAAGTGCCCCGACAGGAATGCCGCAATGTTCCTCGTCAGCAATGTAACAACGTGCCCAGACAGGTGCCCCGACAGGAATGCCGCAATGTTCCTCGTCAACAATGTAACAATGTCCCCAGACAGGTCCAACGGGAGGAATGTAGGAATGTCCCCAGGCAGCAATGCCAGAACGTGCCCCGTCAACAGTGCAATACTGTCAACGAGTCCGTCTGCGAGAATGTTCCTCGTCAACAGTGCCAAAACGTCCCCCGGCAACAATGCCAAAACGTGCCCCGGCAACAGTGCCAGAACGTGCCCCGACAACAGTGCCAAAATGTGCCCCGCCAACAATGTCGATCCGTTCCCAGACAGGTCTGCGAAGCTGGACAGGCTACCTACGGTGGAAAGTAA